A window from Tenuifilum sp. 4138str encodes these proteins:
- a CDS encoding sugar MFS transporter — protein sequence MNSQKSKGNFLPMLIIGALFFIFGFVTWLNGILIPYFKISCELSDFEATLVAFAFYISYTVMALPASWVLKKTGFHRGMTVGLLVMAIGTLVFVPAALSRAYWMFLSGLFIMGAGLAVLQTAANPYITIIGPRESAARRISIMGICNKLAGAIAPLILAYYILNDGDAFVKSLEGMDSIARAAALDGLAHRVIGPYLVMTSILVFLGIAVRYAPLPDVETEDDSVDSVTDFTNKSSIFQFPQLILGAIALFFYVGVEVIAGDTIIRYGISQGFKIETAKVFTTYTLIAMIVGYLAGILLIPKLISQRTALIASALLGIALSIVVVLASPTYSILALALLGLANALVWPAIWPLAIHDLGKFIKTGSAVLIMAIAGGAILPLLWGRLSDSISPQMAYIILIPSYFIILYYSVSGYKLRNWK from the coding sequence ATGAACTCTCAAAAAAGTAAAGGCAATTTTCTGCCTATGCTCATTATTGGAGCGTTATTCTTCATTTTTGGTTTTGTAACCTGGTTAAACGGCATCCTTATTCCGTATTTTAAAATTTCGTGTGAGCTTAGCGATTTTGAGGCTACCCTGGTAGCTTTTGCCTTTTATATCTCCTATACCGTAATGGCTTTGCCGGCATCGTGGGTGTTGAAAAAGACAGGTTTCCATAGGGGCATGACAGTTGGTTTACTGGTGATGGCTATAGGAACCCTCGTGTTTGTTCCCGCAGCGTTGAGCAGAGCATACTGGATGTTTCTGAGTGGCCTGTTTATTATGGGAGCAGGGTTGGCTGTGCTGCAAACAGCTGCAAATCCGTATATCACTATAATTGGACCCCGCGAGAGTGCTGCAAGGCGTATAAGTATAATGGGGATTTGTAATAAGCTAGCTGGAGCCATTGCTCCGCTTATACTGGCCTACTACATCCTTAACGATGGCGATGCCTTTGTGAAATCACTTGAGGGGATGGACAGTATTGCCCGCGCTGCGGCTCTCGATGGCCTAGCGCACAGAGTGATTGGGCCGTACCTGGTAATGACATCAATACTTGTTTTCCTGGGAATTGCCGTACGTTATGCCCCGCTGCCCGACGTGGAAACAGAGGATGATTCCGTAGATTCTGTTACTGATTTCACTAATAAATCAAGTATTTTCCAGTTCCCGCAACTAATACTTGGTGCTATTGCCCTGTTTTTCTATGTTGGTGTTGAGGTAATAGCAGGCGATACCATAATTCGCTATGGAATATCGCAAGGTTTTAAAATTGAAACCGCAAAGGTTTTTACAACATATACCCTTATTGCCATGATAGTTGGGTACCTGGCTGGAATATTACTGATACCAAAACTCATTTCGCAGCGCACGGCTCTCATTGCATCTGCTTTGCTGGGTATCGCTCTAAGTATTGTCGTAGTTTTGGCATCGCCAACTTACTCAATTCTTGCACTTGCACTGCTTGGTTTAGCAAATGCATTGGTTTGGCCTGCCATCTGGCCTTTGGCCATTCACGATTTAGGCAAATTTATTAAAACGGGTTCGGCGGTGCTTATCATGGCCATTGCGGGTGGTGCCATTCTGCCCTTGCTTTGGGGCCGACTATCCGATTCTATTTCGCCCCAAATGGCCTACATTATTCTGATACCATCGTACTTTATAATTCTTTACTACTCTGTGAGCGGCTATAAGTTAAGGAACTGGAAGTAA
- a CDS encoding OPT family oligopeptide transporter, whose translation MSHEPVEKIKGLPENAYTELREGEEYQPVMPPSKAVPEVTAWSVIWGLIMAIVFSAAAAYLGLKIGQVFEAAIPIAIIAVGLSTLAKRKGALGENVIIQSIGASSGVIVAGAIFTLPALYILNLEAEFYQVFLSSLFGGILGILFLIPFRKYFVADMHGKFPFPEATATTEVLVSGEKGGKQARLLVVSGLIGGIYDFIIATFGWWSEVVTTRVIPAGEALAEKAKLVFKLNVGAAVMGIGYIIGLKYTAIIAAGSFVGWFVIIPIINYFAPGLTEAVGSNITLTVGQMSAEQIFSNYVRPIGIGGIAMAGIIGIIRSSGIIRKAFGLAVSELTGKHSAIPKEELRTRRDLPMSIIAGGILFTTILLLVFFYFGVVHNITHALIALGIVMVIAFLFTTVAANAIAIVGTNPVSGMTLMTLIITSLVMASAGLSGTSGMVAALIIGGVVCTALSMAGGFITDLKIGYWLGSSPYKQQTWKFLGTFVSAATVGGVIILLNKTYGFTGKDALVAPQANAMAAVIEPMMSGKPAPWALYAAGAFLSLILTMIGVPALAFSLGMFIPLHLNTPLLVGGIIAHIVSTRSKDTSLNRARKERGTLIASGFIAGGALMGVVSALLRHGGINYVNPEWFESHSAEILGFVMFLILCGYLIWKSLRAKVEE comes from the coding sequence ATGTCGCACGAACCTGTAGAAAAAATCAAAGGCCTTCCGGAAAATGCCTACACTGAGCTCCGCGAAGGCGAAGAGTATCAACCAGTAATGCCACCAAGCAAGGCAGTACCTGAGGTTACTGCTTGGAGTGTTATTTGGGGGCTAATCATGGCTATTGTTTTTTCGGCAGCCGCTGCCTATCTCGGGCTAAAAATTGGTCAAGTATTTGAGGCAGCAATTCCAATTGCAATCATTGCTGTAGGGCTATCAACCCTTGCTAAACGCAAAGGGGCACTGGGAGAGAATGTAATTATCCAATCCATAGGCGCAAGTTCTGGGGTAATTGTTGCTGGTGCTATTTTTACATTACCAGCTCTATACATCCTGAACCTTGAGGCAGAATTCTATCAGGTATTCCTGTCATCGTTGTTTGGGGGAATTCTTGGAATTCTATTCCTCATCCCATTCCGTAAATATTTTGTGGCCGACATGCATGGTAAATTCCCTTTTCCGGAGGCCACTGCAACCACTGAGGTACTTGTATCGGGCGAGAAAGGGGGAAAACAAGCTCGTTTACTTGTGGTTAGCGGGTTAATTGGGGGTATCTACGATTTCATTATTGCCACATTTGGTTGGTGGAGCGAGGTGGTTACCACCCGAGTGATACCTGCTGGCGAGGCTCTTGCCGAGAAAGCAAAGCTGGTATTTAAACTTAATGTTGGTGCTGCCGTTATGGGTATTGGTTATATTATTGGCCTCAAGTACACCGCAATAATTGCAGCAGGGTCGTTTGTTGGGTGGTTTGTTATCATACCCATAATCAACTACTTTGCGCCCGGTTTAACTGAGGCAGTAGGCAGTAACATTACACTAACCGTTGGTCAGATGAGCGCCGAGCAGATTTTCAGTAACTACGTTCGCCCAATTGGTATTGGCGGTATTGCCATGGCGGGAATAATTGGGATTATTCGCTCAAGCGGCATTATTCGTAAAGCATTTGGCCTAGCCGTTAGTGAGCTAACCGGAAAGCACTCGGCTATCCCCAAGGAGGAACTCCGCACCCGAAGGGACCTTCCCATGTCCATTATTGCTGGAGGTATCCTATTCACTACCATTCTGCTTTTAGTATTCTTCTACTTTGGAGTAGTTCATAATATTACCCATGCTCTTATAGCGCTTGGTATTGTAATGGTTATTGCTTTTCTGTTCACCACCGTTGCTGCCAATGCCATTGCCATTGTTGGCACCAATCCTGTATCGGGCATGACACTCATGACTCTGATTATCACCTCATTGGTGATGGCATCGGCCGGATTATCGGGAACTTCAGGAATGGTTGCTGCGCTCATTATTGGAGGAGTGGTTTGTACAGCACTCTCAATGGCTGGTGGCTTTATCACCGATCTTAAAATTGGTTACTGGCTTGGCTCCTCGCCCTATAAACAGCAAACCTGGAAGTTCCTTGGGACATTTGTTTCAGCAGCAACTGTTGGAGGCGTAATAATCCTGCTTAATAAAACATACGGTTTTACGGGCAAGGACGCTCTTGTTGCCCCACAAGCTAATGCAATGGCAGCAGTAATTGAACCCATGATGAGCGGAAAGCCTGCACCTTGGGCACTTTACGCTGCAGGGGCCTTCCTTTCGCTTATCCTTACCATGATTGGCGTTCCGGCTCTTGCATTTTCGCTGGGTATGTTTATTCCCCTACACCTTAACACGCCATTACTGGTTGGAGGAATTATTGCACACATTGTATCCACCCGTTCAAAGGACACTTCATTGAACAGAGCCAGGAAAGAGAGGGGAACACTAATTGCATCGGGCTTTATTGCAGGTGGGGCCCTAATGGGAGTAGTTAGCGCCTTACTCCGCCATGGCGGCATTAACTATGTAAACCCAGAATGGTTTGAATCGCACTCCGCAGAAATTCTAGGCTTTGTGATGTTCCTGATTTTATGTGGATATCTGATTTGGAAAAGCCTAAGAGCAAAGGTTGAAGAATAG
- a CDS encoding methylglyoxal synthase: MNKYKTIALVAHDNRKRDLVEWVEWNWAKLLKHKLICTGTTGRLVEEALTKMNNDAGNHLQLTRLKSGPLGGDQQLGALIAEGKIDILIFFWDPMQAQPHDVDVKALLRIATVYNIPTATNRSTADFLISSPLIEQEYAPKLKDYSQYINRDVY, translated from the coding sequence GTGAATAAGTACAAAACCATAGCCCTAGTAGCACACGATAACCGCAAACGCGACCTTGTGGAATGGGTTGAGTGGAACTGGGCAAAATTACTAAAGCACAAGCTCATTTGCACAGGCACAACCGGCCGTCTTGTTGAGGAGGCCCTAACCAAGATGAATAACGATGCCGGGAATCATCTGCAGCTTACTCGCCTTAAATCGGGTCCACTTGGTGGCGACCAGCAACTAGGCGCTTTAATAGCGGAAGGGAAGATTGACATCCTAATCTTTTTCTGGGATCCCATGCAGGCTCAGCCTCACGATGTGGATGTTAAGGCTTTGCTTCGCATTGCCACGGTTTACAACATTCCCACAGCCACCAACCGTTCAACAGCCGACTTCCTAATAAGTTCGCCACTTATTGAACAGGAGTACGCCCCAAAACTAAAGGATTACAGCCAGTACATAAACAGAGACGTTTACTAA
- a CDS encoding four helix bundle protein, giving the protein MIDYKQLDVWIASKQLANSIYTISKDFPKDEIFGLTQQIRKSAISIPSNIAEGIGRNHLKETTQFLYIARGSLFELETQIYIAFDQGYIDATALEQITDDIEKCKKLLNGFINYYLKKKHEDHTNTKH; this is encoded by the coding sequence ATGATTGATTATAAACAATTAGATGTTTGGATAGCTAGCAAACAGCTTGCAAATTCTATTTATACAATTTCAAAAGATTTCCCTAAAGATGAAATTTTTGGATTGACACAACAAATAAGAAAAAGTGCCATTTCAATTCCTTCAAATATCGCGGAAGGCATTGGCCGCAATCATTTAAAGGAGACAACCCAATTCCTTTACATTGCAAGGGGATCGTTATTTGAATTGGAAACGCAAATATATATAGCTTTTGATCAAGGTTATATTGATGCTACAGCTCTTGAACAAATAACGGATGACATTGAGAAATGCAAAAAACTGCTTAACGGATTTATCAACTATTATCTTAAGAAAAAACATGAAGACCACACTAATACTAAACACTAA
- a CDS encoding LexA family protein, with product MRLIKATPKIDFFTADTTSDLSLPLAEGIKAGFPSPAQDYIDLAFDLNKELVKNPSSTFYGRVRGDSMVDEGINDGDILVIDKSLPPTDGRKAVCYIDGEFTLKTIRIKKDGIYLMPANPAYKPIKVTEENDFVVWGIVTYVIHKF from the coding sequence ATGAGGCTGATAAAAGCTACACCTAAGATAGATTTCTTTACTGCCGACACAACATCCGACCTTTCACTTCCTTTGGCCGAAGGAATAAAGGCTGGTTTTCCGTCGCCAGCGCAGGACTATATCGATTTAGCCTTTGATTTAAACAAGGAACTTGTCAAGAATCCAAGTTCAACCTTTTATGGTCGAGTCCGTGGCGATTCAATGGTTGATGAGGGGATTAACGATGGCGATATTCTGGTTATCGACAAATCGTTACCACCCACCGATGGGCGTAAAGCAGTTTGCTATATCGATGGTGAGTTTACGCTTAAAACCATTCGGATTAAAAAGGATGGAATCTACCTTATGCCGGCAAATCCGGCATATAAACCCATAAAGGTTACTGAGGAAAACGACTTTGTGGTATGGGGGATTGTAACCTACGTCATCCATAAGTTTTAG
- a CDS encoding Y-family DNA polymerase has translation MYALADCNNFYASCERVFDPSLIGRPVVVLSNNDGCVIARSNEAKALGIKMGEPAFKIKELIEKANVAVFSSNYTLYGDMSQRVMNTLASFTPDIEIYSIDEAFLGLHGFSYVDLMDYARHIRKTTMRNTGIPISLGLAPTKTLAKVANHIAKKQPQHQGVYMIANDQQRVDALKGFEIGEVWGIGRQYSKFLSRYGVNTAYDFTRMPAGWVRQHMSVVGLRTQKELLGIPCIDLEHAAPPKKAIATTRSFGEMQTDLGYLSEAVASFAASCAQKLRKQQSVAQVVMVFAHTNYFRDDLPQYSASKTITLPVPTSSTMELIHYALIGLKSIYKPGFRYKKAGVIVTGISTNQHIQTSLFDSIDREKHSKLMVVVDKLNDKYGRHTVKVAAQGAGRKWKLRQERISPMYTTRWDDIITVKV, from the coding sequence ATGTACGCTCTTGCCGATTGCAATAACTTTTACGCTTCGTGCGAGCGTGTTTTTGACCCTTCGCTCATTGGGAGGCCTGTTGTTGTTCTGTCGAACAACGATGGTTGTGTAATTGCCCGCAGCAACGAGGCAAAAGCTCTTGGTATCAAAATGGGTGAGCCAGCCTTCAAGATTAAGGAACTGATTGAGAAGGCCAATGTTGCTGTCTTCTCATCAAACTATACGCTTTATGGCGATATGAGCCAAAGGGTGATGAATACCCTTGCCAGCTTTACCCCCGATATCGAAATATATTCCATTGATGAGGCTTTTCTTGGGCTGCACGGTTTCAGCTATGTTGATTTAATGGATTATGCCCGACATATTCGGAAAACCACCATGCGGAATACCGGTATTCCCATAAGCTTGGGCTTAGCCCCTACCAAAACGTTAGCAAAGGTTGCTAACCATATCGCAAAAAAGCAGCCACAGCACCAGGGAGTTTATATGATTGCCAACGACCAGCAGCGTGTTGACGCGCTAAAAGGGTTCGAGATTGGTGAGGTTTGGGGAATAGGCCGGCAGTACAGTAAGTTTCTGTCCCGCTATGGTGTAAATACAGCATACGATTTTACCCGAATGCCCGCAGGTTGGGTAAGGCAGCACATGTCAGTGGTTGGACTCCGAACCCAAAAGGAGTTACTGGGAATACCCTGTATTGATTTGGAGCATGCTGCTCCACCCAAAAAGGCAATTGCAACAACCCGTTCCTTTGGCGAGATGCAAACTGACCTTGGATACCTGAGTGAGGCGGTGGCATCGTTTGCGGCGAGTTGCGCCCAAAAATTGCGTAAGCAGCAGTCGGTTGCGCAAGTGGTAATGGTTTTTGCACACACCAACTATTTCCGCGACGATTTACCCCAGTACTCGGCAAGTAAAACCATAACCCTGCCTGTGCCCACGAGCAGCACCATGGAGCTGATACACTACGCCCTTATTGGATTGAAAAGTATATACAAGCCGGGATTCCGGTACAAGAAGGCAGGAGTAATTGTAACGGGTATTTCAACCAACCAGCATATTCAAACCTCGCTCTTCGATAGCATTGACCGGGAAAAACACAGTAAGCTAATGGTGGTTGTGGATAAACTAAACGATAAGTATGGAAGACATACGGTTAAAGTAGCCGCCCAGGGGGCTGGGCGTAAATGGAAATTACGCCAGGAACGTATATCGCCCATGTACACCACTCGCTGGGACGATATTATTACTGTAAAGGTTTAA
- the ppk2 gene encoding polyphosphate kinase 2, with protein sequence MTKDKKDKKKKKADKPKETKKAKKHHLPDLGNDHYEAVEAHVDRMDKKTYEHEIEKLHVELVKLLEWIKHQKLKVVLLFEGRDAAGKGGVIKTIAERLNPRFCRIVALGVPTEKEKTQWYFQRYVAHLPAAGEMVLFDRSWYNRAGVEKVMGFCSEEEYTEFLRSCPEFERMLVRSGIILIKYWFSVSDKEQERRFQERIDDPTKRWKLSPMDIESRNRWVEYSKAKDVMFAHTDIKQAPWWVVRADDKRRARLNCIHHLLSLIPYEDLTPPPVKLQPRRIDESYVRPPITDQNFVPEIY encoded by the coding sequence ATGACAAAGGACAAAAAGGATAAAAAAAAGAAAAAGGCCGATAAACCAAAAGAAACAAAAAAAGCCAAAAAGCATCACCTGCCTGATTTAGGAAACGACCATTACGAAGCGGTAGAGGCGCATGTTGATAGGATGGATAAAAAGACCTATGAGCATGAAATTGAAAAACTCCATGTGGAACTGGTAAAACTCCTTGAATGGATAAAGCACCAAAAATTGAAGGTTGTTTTACTGTTCGAGGGGCGCGACGCTGCCGGAAAGGGCGGTGTAATTAAAACCATAGCCGAACGGCTAAACCCTCGTTTTTGCCGAATTGTTGCTCTAGGTGTGCCTACCGAAAAAGAGAAAACCCAATGGTATTTCCAGCGATATGTAGCCCATCTACCCGCTGCTGGCGAGATGGTTCTGTTTGACCGAAGCTGGTATAACCGGGCTGGCGTTGAAAAGGTCATGGGATTTTGTTCTGAGGAGGAGTACACTGAGTTTCTACGCTCATGCCCTGAGTTTGAACGCATGCTGGTTCGTTCGGGTATAATACTCATTAAATACTGGTTCTCCGTTAGCGACAAGGAACAGGAACGTCGCTTTCAGGAGCGTATCGACGATCCAACCAAGCGATGGAAACTCAGCCCCATGGATATTGAATCGCGTAACCGCTGGGTGGAATACTCCAAGGCAAAGGATGTTATGTTCGCCCATACCGATATAAAGCAAGCTCCCTGGTGGGTAGTTCGAGCCGACGATAAAAGGCGTGCCCGCCTTAACTGTATCCATCACCTGCTAAGCCTCATACCTTACGAAGATCTTACCCCACCACCGGTTAAGCTCCAACCCCGAAGGATTGACGAGAGCTATGTTCGTCCACCTATCACCGACCAGAACTTTGTTCCCGAAATTTATTAA
- the pepT gene encoding peptidase T, whose protein sequence is MINKQFLIDRFIRYVKIDTQSDDTVTERFPSTEKQLVLSNLLVQELKELGAQEVEIDQYGYVMATIPANTSKKVPVLGFLAHVDTSPDMPGKDVNPRFVENYDGSEIILNKELGIALSPKEFPELKNYVGQTLIVTDGTTLLGADDKAGVAEIMTAVEYLIKSPSFEHGKIRIGFTVDEEVGRGVDHFDVKRFGADFAYTLDGGAIGELEFENFNAASAKISIQGRNIHPGYAKDKMLNAILIAQEFNGLLPAHERPEHTQGYEGFYHLIKMDGSVEKATFQYIIRDHDRKKFEARKVYMQRIAEYLNTKYGEGTVTLELKDQYYNMREKVEPVYHVVSTAIEAMEAVGVKPKVKPIRGGTDGARLSYMGLPCPNLFAGGENFHGKHEYVAVESMVKATEVMLKIIELYASK, encoded by the coding sequence ATGATAAACAAACAATTTCTTATCGACCGCTTTATTAGGTATGTAAAGATAGATACCCAAAGCGACGACACTGTAACCGAAAGGTTTCCGAGCACTGAGAAACAGCTGGTTTTGAGCAATTTATTAGTACAGGAACTCAAGGAATTGGGGGCTCAGGAAGTAGAAATTGACCAGTATGGTTATGTGATGGCAACAATACCCGCAAACACCTCAAAAAAGGTTCCGGTTTTGGGTTTTCTTGCCCATGTTGATACTTCGCCCGATATGCCAGGGAAAGATGTTAATCCACGCTTCGTTGAGAATTACGATGGATCCGAAATTATTCTGAACAAGGAGTTAGGAATTGCACTTTCGCCTAAGGAATTCCCTGAACTTAAGAATTATGTTGGGCAAACCCTGATTGTAACCGATGGCACTACGCTACTTGGCGCTGATGATAAGGCCGGAGTAGCCGAAATTATGACAGCAGTTGAGTACCTCATCAAAAGCCCCAGCTTTGAACATGGCAAAATTCGTATCGGTTTTACAGTTGATGAGGAGGTTGGTCGCGGAGTTGACCATTTTGACGTAAAGCGCTTTGGTGCCGATTTTGCTTATACGCTCGACGGTGGCGCAATAGGTGAGCTAGAATTTGAGAACTTTAATGCCGCAAGCGCCAAGATATCAATCCAGGGACGTAACATCCATCCTGGATATGCAAAGGATAAGATGTTAAATGCAATACTTATAGCCCAGGAATTCAATGGCCTGCTACCTGCACATGAACGCCCTGAACACACTCAAGGTTACGAGGGGTTCTACCACTTAATCAAAATGGATGGATCAGTTGAAAAGGCAACTTTTCAATACATTATCCGCGACCACGATCGTAAAAAGTTTGAAGCCCGAAAGGTTTATATGCAGCGCATAGCAGAATATTTAAATACCAAGTACGGCGAAGGTACTGTTACTTTGGAGCTAAAGGACCAGTACTACAACATGCGCGAAAAGGTTGAGCCGGTTTACCATGTTGTTTCAACTGCCATTGAAGCCATGGAAGCAGTTGGCGTTAAGCCAAAGGTTAAACCCATTAGAGGGGGAACTGATGGCGCCCGCCTTTCCTATATGGGACTCCCCTGCCCCAACCTATTTGCAGGCGGCGAAAACTTTCATGGAAAGCATGAATACGTAGCCGTAGAAAGTATGGTTAAAGCAACCGAGGTAATGCTCAAAATAATTGAGCTATACGCATCAAAGTAA
- a CDS encoding DMT family transporter — MFDLSKKRWQWTAMLFMAFVWGASFILMKRGLDALSYVQVAALRIFVSFLILLPISIKNLKLLNHQNFWPLLGCGLLGNFFPAFLFTLSETQISSSLAGILNGLTPFFTVIAGLLLFKHRPNAFQSIGVLIGFVGASILITNGNFSSFGHVNLYALLVVLATMMYGINSNIIRFKLSGLTGVQITSLIFFLIGIPAGIILISTDIGAAMQHPAFATSILATIVLATFGSVITLFVFNNLIHHTSAIFASSVTYIIPFFALLWGILDGDHIGALQIVSLVIILIGVYLSSLRRKPKLL, encoded by the coding sequence ATGTTCGATTTATCCAAAAAACGCTGGCAGTGGACTGCCATGCTTTTCATGGCTTTTGTTTGGGGAGCCTCGTTCATCCTGATGAAGCGCGGTCTCGATGCGCTAAGCTACGTTCAGGTGGCTGCGCTCCGAATATTTGTTAGCTTTTTGATACTTCTACCTATTTCAATAAAAAACCTAAAGCTTTTAAACCACCAGAATTTTTGGCCGCTACTAGGATGCGGATTACTGGGTAACTTTTTCCCAGCATTCCTTTTTACACTTTCGGAAACCCAGATCTCCAGCTCGCTAGCAGGCATTCTCAACGGGCTTACCCCTTTCTTTACGGTAATTGCGGGTTTGTTGTTATTCAAACATAGGCCCAATGCTTTCCAAAGTATAGGCGTTCTAATCGGATTTGTTGGGGCATCAATTCTAATAACCAACGGAAATTTTTCGTCGTTTGGCCATGTAAACCTTTATGCACTGCTAGTTGTGCTGGCCACTATGATGTATGGCATTAATTCCAATATTATTCGGTTTAAACTATCGGGGTTAACCGGAGTGCAAATTACATCGCTAATCTTTTTCCTGATTGGCATTCCGGCCGGTATTATACTTATATCAACAGATATTGGGGCTGCCATGCAGCACCCGGCATTTGCAACGAGCATTCTGGCTACCATTGTGCTAGCAACATTTGGCTCAGTAATTACTCTATTTGTGTTTAATAACCTTATTCACCACACCAGTGCAATTTTTGCTTCATCGGTAACCTACATTATTCCTTTCTTTGCACTACTATGGGGCATTCTTGATGGCGACCATATTGGAGCACTACAGATTGTCTCGTTGGTAATAATCCTGATTGGGGTTTACCTCTCAAGCTTACGCCGCAAGCCAAAATTGCTTTAA
- a CDS encoding acyl-CoA thioesterase: MEVFELEFEVRDYECDLQGIVNNARYLNYLEHTRHKYLLSKGIDFARLHNEGIDLVVSRIEIDYKYSLTSGDIFVVRLTTHKEGHLRMIFDQEVIKMPEGKLAVKAKVIGVGLKNGRPIKIDSIPGFDNL, from the coding sequence ATGGAAGTTTTTGAGTTAGAGTTTGAGGTTCGTGATTACGAATGCGACTTGCAGGGTATTGTTAACAATGCTCGCTACCTGAACTACCTTGAACATACCCGTCACAAGTACTTGTTGAGCAAGGGAATCGATTTTGCCAGGTTGCACAATGAGGGCATTGACCTTGTGGTGTCACGTATTGAAATTGACTACAAGTACTCGCTAACCAGTGGCGATATATTTGTTGTCCGGTTAACCACCCACAAGGAGGGCCATTTACGAATGATCTTTGATCAGGAAGTGATTAAAATGCCCGAGGGGAAATTAGCCGTTAAGGCTAAGGTAATTGGCGTTGGGCTAAAAAATGGTCGTCCAATCAAGATTGATAGTATACCGGGCTTTGACAACCTTTAA